aatgttaGCGTCATTGGAAACCCCGCTCCGGAGAGAGGATACCGCTGCTGTTGCTATTATGTTTTCGCATTTGCTGATGCAAACAGGGGAACCTCTCTATTCCCTCTCCATTACCTGCGGCTGGGGATTGGGAACTTTCCGCAGCAGAGTCCCCAGCTAACGCCTCGGGACCTGCCGGGCTGTTCTcactctcacactcacactcaccccGGCCGCCCGCCCGGTCGCGAGTTCCATCCCGCCCCTCCCGGCTGCCGAGTGACGCACATGCTTGACAGCCAGGTTGGCCAATTAGCGGTGGCTCGGTGGGTGGTGCTCTTCAGTTATTGGTTGGCAGATTGAGGGCGCTGCGCAAAAACAGAAAAGCGGAGCGCTCGGAGCTCAGAAACTGCCAGCCGAGATCTCAGGCTCTAGGGCtgaagcaggaggagggaaagactggaaggaagagagacaggTTAGAGGGAAAGAGGCTTGGGAAGAAAACAGCAGGAAAGAAACTGCTCATCACACTTAGAGAGAGGCAAATGATGGTGGAGATgaggacagagacagacaaaacTATGAAagccaaaaaatacaaatagagcGAAAGAGGAGAAAATGCCAAGAACATCCATCCGGAGAAATGAAGAGAATGAAAGTTTTATGCTGCAGAGCCGTTCTATGTTTTTCCGGCACAAaattctcttgctgtttttaagccCTTTTGCATTTGCCAGCCGTTGACATTGAGGCATGTTCAACGGTGCCAGCAGcgtctcttcttccttctcctcttcctcttcatcttcctcctcctcttccaccccctccttctcctcctcctcctccttttcctcctcctccttctcctcccatcAGCAAGAAGACAAACCGAGGACAGTCTTGAAATATCGAAATTTCCTCCTTGGGATTTGCCAGCGCCGCGTTGCGCCAAGACTGTCGGAATAAAGGACGCTgactattgtattattattttattaattggtCAGTGCGAagattacagatgaggaaaggggaCGCCTGTCACCCTTCCTGCGCTAAGATTGAAAAATGAGGCTGAATTGGGGGAAGCCCGAAAATGAAGCAAAAGGAATAGATTTTTAAGGACAGAAAGCCACAGGAGCCCCCCACATAGCgcacttttatttgtatttttttaagatttttttcgtggtggtgggggaggtgattgggtggctggctggctgcggGAAGCTGCTTCCTTTCCCTTTGGAGATGATTGTGCTATTATTCTTTGCCTTGCTCTGGATGGTGGAAGGAGTCTTTTCCCAGCTTCACTACACAGTGCAGGAGGAGCAGGAACATGGCACTTTCGTGGGGAATATCGCTGAAGATCTGGGCTTGGACATTACAAAACTTTCAGCTCGCAGGTTTCAAACGGTGCCCAACTCGCGGACCCCTTACTTGGACCTCAACCTGGAGACCGGGGTGCTGTACGTGAACGAGAAGATCGACCGCGAGCAAATCTGCAAGCAGAGCCCCTCCTGCGTCCTGCACCTGGAGGTCTTCCTGGAGAACCCCCTCGAGCTGTTCCGGGTGGAGATCGAAGTGCTGGACATCAATGACAACCCCCCCTCCTTCCCGGAGCCGGACCTGACGGTGGAGATCTCTGAGAGCGCTACGCCGGGCACCCGGTTCCCCCTGGAGAGCGCTTTCGACCCAGACGTGGGCACCAACTCCTTGCGCGACTACGAGATAACCCCCAACAGCTACTTCTCCCTGGACGTGCAGACCCAGGGGGATGGCAACCGATTCGCCGAGCTGGTGCTGGAGAAGCCGCTGGACCGAGAGCAGCAAGCGGTGCACCGCTACGTGCTGACCGCGGTGgacgggggaggagggggaggaggaggagaaggagggggaggcggcgggggagggggcctacCACCCCAACAGCAGCGCACCGGCACTGCCCTACTCACCATCCGAGTGCTGGACTCCAACGACAATGTCCCCGCCTTCGACCAACCCGTCTACACTGTGTCCCTACCAGAGAACTCGCCACCGGGCACGCTTGTAATCCAGCTCAACGCCACAGACCCAGATGAGGGACAGAATGGCGAAGTCGTGTATTCCTTCAGCAGCCACATTTCGCCCAGGGCGCGGGAGCTCTTTGGACTCTCCCCGCGCACCGGCCGACTGGAGGTGAGCGGCGAGCTAGACTATGAAGAGAGCCCGGTGTACCAAGTATACGTACAAGCCAAGGACTTGGGCCCCAACGCCGTGCCCGCGCACTGCAAGGTGCTAGTGCGAGTACTGGATGCTAACGACAACGCGCCAGAGATCAGCTTCAGCACGGTGAAGGAGGCGGTGAGCGAGGGCGCGGCGCCCGGTACAGTAGTGGCCCTGTTTAGCGTGACCGATCGCGACTCAGAGGAAAATGGGCAGGTGCAATGCGAGCTGCTGGGGGATGTGCCGTTCCGCCTCAAGTCTTCCTTTAAGAACTACTATACCATCGTGACCGAGGCCCCCCTGGACCGAGAGGCTGGAGACTCCTACACCCTAACAGTAGTGGCTCGGGACCGGGGTGAGCCGGCGCTCTCCACCAGTAAGTCAATCCAGGTACAAGTGTCAGATGTGAACGACAACGCACCGCGGTTTAGCCAGCCCGTCTACGACGTGTATGTGACCGAGAACAACGTGCCGGGCGCGTACATCTACGCGGTGAGCGCCACAGACCGCGATGAGGGCGCCAACGCCCAGCTAGCCTACTCTATCCTCGAGTGCCAGATCCAGGGCATGAGCGTCTTCACTTACGTGTCCATCAACTCTGAGAACGGCTACTTGTACGCCCTGCGCTCCTTCGACTACGAGCAGCTCAAGGACTTCAGCTTCCAAGTGGAAGCTCGGGACGCCGGCAGCCCCCAGGCTCTGGCTGGTAACGCCACGGTCAACATCCTCATCGTGGATCAGAACGACAATGCCCCTGCCATCGTGGCGCCCCTGCCTGGGCGCAACGGGACTCCAGCGCGCGAGGTGCTGCCCCGGTCGGCGGAGCCGGGTTACCTGCTGACCCGCGTGGCGGCAGTGGACGCAGACGACGGCGAGAACGCCCGGCTCACTTACAGCATTGTGCGGGGCAACGAAATGAACCTCTTCCGCATGGACTGGCGCACCGGGGAACTCCGCACCGCGCGTCGGGTGCCGGCCAAGCGCGACCCCCAGCGGCCTTACGAGCTGGTGATCGAGGTGCGCGACCACGGGCAGCCGCCCCTGTCCTCCACTGCCACGCTGGTGGTGCAGCTGGTGGATGGAGCTGTGGAGccccagggtgggggcgggggcggtagCGGGGGGCCAGGGGAGCATCAGCGCCCCAGCCGCTCCGGCGGCGGGGAGACCTCGCTGGACCTCACCCTCATTCTCATCATTGCGCTGGGCTCGGTGTCCTTCATATTCCTGCTAGCCATGATCGTGCTTGCCGTGCGTTGCCAAAAAGAGAAGAAGCTCAACATCTACACGTGTCTAGCCAGCGACTGCtgcctctgctgctgctgctgtggcAGCGGGGGCTCGACCTGCTGTGGCCGCCAAGCCCGGGCGCGCAAGAAGAAACTCAGCAAGTCGGACATTATGCTGGTGCAAAGCTCCAATGTACCCAGTAACCCGGCGCAAGTGCCGGTGGAGGAGTCCGGGGGCTTCGGCTCCCACCACCACAACCAGAATTACTGCTACCAGGTCTGCCTGACCCCTGAGTCCGCCAAGACCGACCTGATGTTCCTTAAGCCCTGCAGCCCTTCACGGAGTACGGACACTGAGCACAACCCCTGTGGGGCTATCGTCACCGGCTACACAGACCAGCAGCCCGACATCATCTCCAACGGAAGCATTTTGTCCAACGAGGTAAGGCTGAAGCGAAAGGACCACCATCTCTCATCTCCTCCATCTGAAAGCCTCCTCTAGCCCGGCCCTTGTATCTCTGGTGCactgtgtatttatatttagGATACTAACTTATTTGTATCTCTGTGGGGGCAGGAATTGGGGGGAGGCTATCCCACCCCTTCGTATGTAACCTAAATTTCGTGTTGTCCCTAATTTTCTGCGCTCCACCCCTCCACATTTACTTTCATTTCCTCCCCTTGGTGCTTTGCCACCTTGggccctccttcttccctctggcATCCTTCCTTTAAAATCCTAACCCCTTCTCAGTCCTTTCCCTTCTCAGAAATCTCTGGTAAAGGGAAAAGTGCGCGGGGGAAGCAAGGGAATTGCGATGGAGGGACTTTCTGGTACTGGCAAGGTCTTTTTCTCTTTGCGTTTGTCCCAGGCATTAATAAAGTTAATTGTTTGCTTTGTTTATCGATGCTTTCAGTCGCGTGTAAAAGTAAGCTATAGATTGTTTAACTTCGCACAGTTGTCTAAACTCGAATGCATGTTTTAGTGAATAAGTTATCAGATCCTTTTCCTCTGAACTCGGGTTGCAGAAAAGCCTTCAGTTCTGCTCTGGACAGCATTTACAGACGCTCTTGAAGCCCAACGCCCACACAGTGTGAATTTGAATGAAGTTGCTTTGGCACAAACCCCTGTAAGCGTAAACTAACGAAAGGCTTAAACAATTGTTAccttaaatatatcttttagcTAATAATCACCTTTTGCCACTGTTCTTGATAAATCACTACTGCTGGCTTTCTTCCTCAAAGAATTTGGCTTGTCAATTccgatttctttttaaaagatggcgAAGTAGCAAAgttggaaggagggagggagggggagaacagAGTTGATTTATGTACAAGAAAGTTGGACCAGAAAAGGTGTGTGGTTGGTGGAGTTGGGGAGGAGAATGCAGAGGGTATTTGGAGAGGGAaaagtttgggggggggggttatgaattattttcttggcaggttattttatttatttgagtcttagATATTATTAATTGACTTTAATGAATATTTGTACAGCTCATTTGTATCTTaagcacattttgaaaataaacaacaaaataattccaTAAAATATCCAAACTTTTTGCTTATTGAGCGTGCTGTTTTTCTTGTGTCAACCAGTATGCACCTAAACACTTTTTTAGGCCACTGAAAGAAAGATTGCAGAGTATACCTAGGTTGACTCTATTAGGGACAATAGTTTATGAGCCCTAGCTATGAGGTCATTTGCAATCTCTCCTtaagcgcgcgcgcacacacacacacacacacacacacacacacacacgtttaaaATTGGCTTTATATTTTTGCAATGTTTTTTAACCTTTACTGAAAATCTAGACTGAAGTGTCTCTGCATATTGCCCTTCCCTTACCCATCAATCACTAGGGTGAGGCCTTAGAATAGCTTGAAAATTCATAAAACTGTACACAGTACTTAAATGGGACTCAATCCCTAACCTCAAAAGAAGACTACTAGTTAAGCCGTCAGCATTCAAATGctcttgatttatttatcttttttctagaCTAAACACCAGCGAGCAGAGCTCAGCTATCTAGTTGACAGACCCCGCCGAGTTAACAGGTATGgactctctttttctcccccctagCTTGATGTGTGGACAATTTTCTACCTACTACAATTAGGAATTAGGTGTATTAtccaatattaaaatataagatcTCCAGCTAGGTCAGAACATAAATACTGATTATGCTGGGGTTCCTagacaatacattaaaaatatgggTATATTTCATCTATATACAACTTACTGAATATATCTGAATATTTTGTCAGTTTATACTCCTGCACTGCTTCTGATAGTCTCCCTATTCCCAGTGAATACtctattttatgaaaatgatgTACACATAAACATAACCCTAATCATAGAATAATGACTAAAGTGACATGCCTTAAAGGCTCAAAATGACTGCTCTGCTCAGTTTTAAAGAATTAGGCTTAAGGTGATGAAACTagctttctgcagaaataaagcCGAGAGGTCTATGAATCTGCAGCACCATTGGTGACCATGTGGTGGCAGaagaatattttctgtgtttctttgccttttttattctaatatttgcatttttgtacTTCTAGTTCTGCATTCCAAGAAGCCGACATAGTAAGCTCTAAGGACAGTGGTCATGGAGACAGTGAACAGGGAGATAGTGATCATGATGCCACCAATCGCGGCCAGTCAGCCGGTAAGTGTGTTCAAAGGGCAATGCTGACTTTTATagtttcttgttgttgttgttgttgttgttaaaagtAAATCTAGAAAGAATGATATCCTGGGGAATTTTCTGTAGGTTTAATGGTGGTAAGTCCACAGGAAAATTGTGTGTCATCCTATGTTGCTAATTGTATATTCAAAGAGGATTATAAAAATCTAATGTTCCTTTGGGTAAGGTTAGAGATTTATTGGGAAATATGATAGAATATAAGCTATATCTTCCTTACATAATGTTCTTTAGTGCAATTATATTACATACAAAAACCTATAGATTTATCACCTGATCCAGGCCTCAGTCTTAGTCTTTAGTCAATTAAGGTATTATTAGACTTGTTTATGGATGAGGTAACTGAAGATGAATGAAATTGAttgacctgcccaaagtcacagagaatAAGTGGATGATTGGAAACTAGAATCCAAATTTCTTCCTTTCGAGAGCAATGCATTTTGCAAGCCACtgactactgaatgggagaaagaaaGGTGATTAAAAGTCATGAATAGGCTGAAAGCAGGATTTCCAATGCTGGTTTCTTAGGCTTCAGGTCATTAATAAACGTTTGATAATGTGTATTTTCTCAAGCACCCTAGGTTTCCTCATATTTTCAATAGGGTCCATGACCTGTCAAAAGTTGAACCCCATGTGTATTTGTATATGAGGTTAACAATAGACACAGATGGGGTTGCAATgtgatacatatattttacattgtttattttacttttttctatataaatttaacTGTTAAGTTTTATAGGATGCTGATAACTCTGTTTACTAATCCTTAAAGAAAAcactattaaaaatgaaatatataccttataataatgaaaatgatttcACAATGGTTGGattttctttccacttcattTGCAATTCAACTAAGAAGAgtgcttattttttgttttgttttgtttttattttttcttttttgattgagttttgtgtttttctgacatgtaaagaaatagaaaggCAAATTAACCTTCGTaacttattaaaatgtccatgatTGGGCCATCTCTAGATTCAACTCTGTTCACTtgattttaagctttattttggttaatgaTGTAACCACAGAGTGATAAGAGTCCTCATTTTCAAGGTAACCTTGGTCCTAGAGAGCACACATTCCTTAACACACTTGGTGGACCTCTGAATGGTGCCGAGGCAGTGTGTCAAAGGGCAGTACCCGCCCCATGGTCGCCTGGCAGCAGTGGTTAACTCAAGCCTCTCACTTGGCTAATGTGTGCTGTGTCTGAGGCAGCCTTAGCCTTGGgaaacacaggcaggaggaggggggaaaaaggctGCTCAAGGGTCTCTTTATATTGCTGCAAGTCATTAATATGCAGACCTAATGAGACTTGAGAACTGCCAAGAATCCCCGGAGGTCCCTGCCCCTTGCGGGCCTTCACGCTAAGTGAACAGAGCATCTATTTAGTGTCTGGGAACCTGACAACAAACCAGATCTTGCCAGAAGTTTATATTTGAGTACAAAGTCCCTTTCATTTTTGGCCTATATATGGCATATGATTTATCGTTATCTTTAAAAAGCTGTACGTTTAGAATTGCTCATTCCTATTCATTTTTCATGGTGTCTAATTTAAGTTagccttttaaaacttttaaaacaaaatgtttaatattaaaatagtatCTGCTGCATGTATCCTTGggtgcattttattcttttcccactcccccaccctctgctttgtttttttctgtagcaCTCCAGTCTCAATGAACATTTCAATTAGTTTAGTCCCTCAGACATAATGAGCTATAATAACCtaaccaaagaaagagaaacgaATAAACATCTGCAAAAAGTGCTAAATTTGGAAGATGGATGGGAACAGAGTCTTATCAATGTGCCTTCCCAGTAGCTATTTTATTTCTCAGGGACTCAATGTTGCCATTTTTGGTAATGTTTCTTTAGAATTATTTGAGATGTCAAAGCATTAAAAGGAAGATTAAAATGCCAAACTGTgttctggaaaacatttttaaaaagcaaggcagtttgtatttttctttatcaatggCAAAAATTTTTCCCTATCTTTACATTCTTAGATGTGAAAACTATTAcagaatgcatttatttttgtatttcattggCAGTTCTAGGGCAGCTGAAATGTACTGAGCACAGTAATTGCTGTTTGAGAATTGTAATGACACACTTGTATTAAGATGTAATCTCACCTTTGTGTGCTGAATTGCAATCAGATTTAATATGTCtaattttattgtaagaatgatTTTGAAGTGTTTTCTTAAGTATAAAGCCCTAAATACAGAGAATTGAAATGCATTTACTTGATGACTTTCTCCAGTTCATACTGATGTTGTGTACTGTAAACTTCATAGCAAGTAGCTATATTTCCTAAAAGTTAAACCCATTTCAGGTGAATAAGTACATCTGTTTTATATTCTTGTAAAGCCAGGTATCGATGACTTTCCAATTTTGtaatatttaggaaatattatTCACAGCACATCTATTTCCAGGTTTAggatatgggaaaaaaaatcataccaatAAGCAAATCTTACTCAGCCAGTTTTTAGGGGGAGAACACCAGGTTATCAAGGAAAAATAATACTAGAAAGACATAGACCCTGAATTCTGTCCTTCAGTCTGTACCTCATTCCATATTACATTATATACAATATTGAGCTTAGGGCTTCACCTGTTTAaacttcctaattttttatttattctcaatTCCTTTTTCTATGTTAGCATtactttgtattcatttatttagatatgctttctatttattcttctgtgaatagttttcttttttgttctttctcccctaccccccttgcttttctcctttctaaGCCATTTGCCGTCACCAGTCTTGCTCATAGAAGGGCTTTAAACACGGAGGCAGCTGCACAGAGAATCACATAAGCTTTTTCAGTTTTCTACTGCACCTGGCTCCATGTGTGAAATTCTTCGGCTTGACCACTGCTCTGTGGCATTTTCTTTCCATAGCCTTGTCAAGGTGCTTTCCGTTTTTTTCAGTGCACTATTGATGTATTGGTCAGATATGGCAGAAGTCCAGggagatgtggtaaatatatgcATAAACCATCACAGGAGGAAGATCCGATTAATCACAGCTTAAATAGCCAAAAAAAGAGtcaaaggaaacttaaaaaaatagtttcaattTTGTTTAGTATATCGTTAGATTAAAagatcttttatttctgatttgccATACTGATACAAAAATTTTAGTTGtgtattcttaaacattttaacattattgtAGGTAGTCTAAGGAGATATATTTAGTTGTAAGAATTTTTTTGCCTcgtttattaaatatttgcaatgtGCATACTCCTGGAATTATcagttcatttttaataattgtgCCTTCGTAAAAAACATACTGAAGAAGATAACCCTAATAAGTGATTCTGTTAATGTTACTTGTTATAGTTTACCTGAAAATTGTTAA
The sequence above is a segment of the Zalophus californianus isolate mZalCal1 chromosome 2, mZalCal1.pri.v2, whole genome shotgun sequence genome. Coding sequences within it:
- the PCDH10 gene encoding protocadherin-10 isoform X2, yielding MIVLLFFALLWMVEGVFSQLHYTVQEEQEHGTFVGNIAEDLGLDITKLSARRFQTVPNSRTPYLDLNLETGVLYVNEKIDREQICKQSPSCVLHLEVFLENPLELFRVEIEVLDINDNPPSFPEPDLTVEISESATPGTRFPLESAFDPDVGTNSLRDYEITPNSYFSLDVQTQGDGNRFAELVLEKPLDREQQAVHRYVLTAVDGGGGGGGGEGGGGGGGGGLPPQQQRTGTALLTIRVLDSNDNVPAFDQPVYTVSLPENSPPGTLVIQLNATDPDEGQNGEVVYSFSSHISPRARELFGLSPRTGRLEVSGELDYEESPVYQVYVQAKDLGPNAVPAHCKVLVRVLDANDNAPEISFSTVKEAVSEGAAPGTVVALFSVTDRDSEENGQVQCELLGDVPFRLKSSFKNYYTIVTEAPLDREAGDSYTLTVVARDRGEPALSTSKSIQVQVSDVNDNAPRFSQPVYDVYVTENNVPGAYIYAVSATDRDEGANAQLAYSILECQIQGMSVFTYVSINSENGYLYALRSFDYEQLKDFSFQVEARDAGSPQALAGNATVNILIVDQNDNAPAIVAPLPGRNGTPAREVLPRSAEPGYLLTRVAAVDADDGENARLTYSIVRGNEMNLFRMDWRTGELRTARRVPAKRDPQRPYELVIEVRDHGQPPLSSTATLVVQLVDGAVEPQGGGGGGSGGPGEHQRPSRSGGGETSLDLTLILIIALGSVSFIFLLAMIVLAVRCQKEKKLNIYTCLASDCCLCCCCCGSGGSTCCGRQARARKKKLSKSDIMLVQSSNVPSNPAQVPVEESGGFGSHHHNQNYCYQVCLTPESAKTDLMFLKPCSPSRSTDTEHNPCGAIVTGYTDQQPDIISNGSILSNETKHQRAELSYLVDRPRRVNSSAFQEADIVSSKDSGHGDSEQGDSDHDATNRGQSAGMDLFSNCTEECKALGHSDRCWMPSFVPADGRQAADYRSNLHVPGMDSVPDTEVFETPEAQPGAERSFSTFGKEKALHSTLERKELDGLLSNTRAPYKPPYLKMWRQFCGETHVARDRGPSTNT
- the PCDH10 gene encoding protocadherin-10 isoform X3 encodes the protein MIVLLFFALLWMVEGVFSQLHYTVQEEQEHGTFVGNIAEDLGLDITKLSARRFQTVPNSRTPYLDLNLETGVLYVNEKIDREQICKQSPSCVLHLEVFLENPLELFRVEIEVLDINDNPPSFPEPDLTVEISESATPGTRFPLESAFDPDVGTNSLRDYEITPNSYFSLDVQTQGDGNRFAELVLEKPLDREQQAVHRYVLTAVDGGGGGGGGEGGGGGGGGGLPPQQQRTGTALLTIRVLDSNDNVPAFDQPVYTVSLPENSPPGTLVIQLNATDPDEGQNGEVVYSFSSHISPRARELFGLSPRTGRLEVSGELDYEESPVYQVYVQAKDLGPNAVPAHCKVLVRVLDANDNAPEISFSTVKEAVSEGAAPGTVVALFSVTDRDSEENGQVQCELLGDVPFRLKSSFKNYYTIVTEAPLDREAGDSYTLTVVARDRGEPALSTSKSIQVQVSDVNDNAPRFSQPVYDVYVTENNVPGAYIYAVSATDRDEGANAQLAYSILECQIQGMSVFTYVSINSENGYLYALRSFDYEQLKDFSFQVEARDAGSPQALAGNATVNILIVDQNDNAPAIVAPLPGRNGTPAREVLPRSAEPGYLLTRVAAVDADDGENARLTYSIVRGNEMNLFRMDWRTGELRTARRVPAKRDPQRPYELVIEVRDHGQPPLSSTATLVVQLVDGAVEPQGGGGGGSGGPGEHQRPSRSGGGETSLDLTLILIIALGSVSFIFLLAMIVLAVRCQKEKKLNIYTCLASDCCLCCCCCGSGGSTCCGRQARARKKKLSKSDIMLVQSSNVPSNPAQVPVEESGGFGSHHHNQNYCYQVCLTPESAKTDLMFLKPCSPSRSTDTEHNPCGAIVTGYTDQQPDIISNGSILSNETKHQRAELSYLVDRPRRVNSSAFQEADIVSSKDSGHGDSEQGDSDHDATNRGQSAGMDLFSNCTEECKALGHSDRCWMPSFVPADGRQAADYRSNLHVPGMDSVPDTEVFETPEAQPGAERSFSTFGKEKALHSTLERKELDGLLSNTRAPYKPPYLTRKRIC
- the PCDH10 gene encoding protocadherin-10 isoform X1, with amino-acid sequence MIVLLFFALLWMVEGVFSQLHYTVQEEQEHGTFVGNIAEDLGLDITKLSARRFQTVPNSRTPYLDLNLETGVLYVNEKIDREQICKQSPSCVLHLEVFLENPLELFRVEIEVLDINDNPPSFPEPDLTVEISESATPGTRFPLESAFDPDVGTNSLRDYEITPNSYFSLDVQTQGDGNRFAELVLEKPLDREQQAVHRYVLTAVDGGGGGGGGEGGGGGGGGGLPPQQQRTGTALLTIRVLDSNDNVPAFDQPVYTVSLPENSPPGTLVIQLNATDPDEGQNGEVVYSFSSHISPRARELFGLSPRTGRLEVSGELDYEESPVYQVYVQAKDLGPNAVPAHCKVLVRVLDANDNAPEISFSTVKEAVSEGAAPGTVVALFSVTDRDSEENGQVQCELLGDVPFRLKSSFKNYYTIVTEAPLDREAGDSYTLTVVARDRGEPALSTSKSIQVQVSDVNDNAPRFSQPVYDVYVTENNVPGAYIYAVSATDRDEGANAQLAYSILECQIQGMSVFTYVSINSENGYLYALRSFDYEQLKDFSFQVEARDAGSPQALAGNATVNILIVDQNDNAPAIVAPLPGRNGTPAREVLPRSAEPGYLLTRVAAVDADDGENARLTYSIVRGNEMNLFRMDWRTGELRTARRVPAKRDPQRPYELVIEVRDHGQPPLSSTATLVVQLVDGAVEPQGGGGGGSGGPGEHQRPSRSGGGETSLDLTLILIIALGSVSFIFLLAMIVLAVRCQKEKKLNIYTCLASDCCLCCCCCGSGGSTCCGRQARARKKKLSKSDIMLVQSSNVPSNPAQVPVEESGGFGSHHHNQNYCYQVCLTPESAKTDLMFLKPCSPSRSTDTEHNPCGAIVTGYTDQQPDIISNGSILSNETKHQRAELSYLVDRPRRVNSSAFQEADIVSSKDSGHGDSEQGDSDHDATNRGQSAGMDLFSNCTEECKALGHSDRCWMPSFVPADGRQAADYRSNLHVPGMDSVPDTEVFETPEAQPGAERSFSTFGKEKALHSTLERKELDGLLSNTRAPYKPPYLNHFHPLSYFVHWK